A genomic window from Verrucomicrobiales bacterium includes:
- a CDS encoding pyridoxal phosphate-dependent aminotransferase translates to MHPANPERTRSSAYMEWVKTQTPARFGLLTSGMMFCPLSFLGGTLEDLEVNGPSFYGYEPLVRAVAQHSGVAPENVVCAEGTSMVNHLAMASLVEPGDEVLVEDPTYELLLSLAGYLGARIKRFPRGRETRFLPDPDDLAAVMSSRTKLIVLTQLHNPSSAWMPESLLRRIGELARQVGARVLVDEVYLEAMGPTPPPSAFHLGPEFVTTNSLTKVYGLNGLRCGWALAEPALARKMWRLNDLFGVIPSHLSERLSVIAFRRMPDLRRRTLEHLQVNQAAFRSILQPHPRLEVCAPGYGTIVFPRLKTGDATEFCRFLRDRYQTSVVPGTFFGHPDHFRIGLGGPCETVKAGLEQVRTALEEWNP, encoded by the coding sequence ATGCACCCTGCGAACCCCGAGCGCACTCGATCCTCCGCCTACATGGAGTGGGTGAAGACGCAGACCCCGGCTCGCTTCGGCCTCCTGACCAGCGGGATGATGTTCTGCCCTTTGTCTTTCTTGGGGGGCACCCTGGAGGATCTCGAGGTCAATGGCCCGAGCTTCTACGGTTATGAGCCGCTGGTCCGCGCGGTGGCTCAGCACTCCGGAGTCGCTCCTGAAAACGTGGTCTGTGCGGAGGGGACTTCGATGGTTAACCACTTGGCCATGGCCAGCTTGGTGGAGCCAGGCGACGAAGTGCTGGTCGAGGATCCTACCTACGAACTGCTCCTGTCCCTGGCGGGTTATCTGGGCGCAAGGATCAAACGCTTTCCTCGTGGTCGAGAAACCCGGTTTCTTCCCGATCCCGACGACCTGGCCGCGGTGATGTCCAGTCGCACCAAGCTGATTGTGCTCACTCAGCTGCACAATCCGTCCAGTGCCTGGATGCCTGAGTCGCTTCTCCGTCGAATCGGAGAGCTGGCGCGCCAGGTGGGCGCGCGAGTGCTCGTGGATGAGGTCTATCTGGAGGCGATGGGGCCAACCCCGCCGCCATCGGCCTTTCACCTGGGTCCCGAGTTCGTCACCACCAACAGCCTGACCAAGGTCTATGGTCTCAACGGGCTGCGCTGTGGGTGGGCGCTCGCCGAGCCCGCCCTGGCTCGGAAAATGTGGCGGTTGAACGACTTGTTTGGCGTCATCCCGTCGCACCTGTCCGAACGACTGAGCGTGATCGCGTTTCGTCGAATGCCAGACTTGCGCCGACGCACTCTGGAGCACCTTCAAGTGAACCAGGCGGCCTTTCGTTCAATCCTTCAGCCGCATCCCCGTTTGGAGGTCTGCGCGCCGGGGTATGGCACCATTGTTTTTCCGCGGCTCAAGACGGGTGATGCCACCGAGTTCTGTCGTTTCTTGCGTGACCGTTACCAGACTTCGGTGGTGCCGGGGACATTTTTTGGTCATCCGGATCATTTTCGGATCGGTCTTGGCGGCCCATGCGAGACGGTGAAGGCCGGACTCGAACAAGTCAGAACCGCATTGGAGGAATGGAACCCATGA
- a CDS encoding DUF1080 domain-containing protein encodes MKIHVPALSKILALTSLLASSALAPHARAAVATPPAGFTSLYNGKDLTGWRGGDTYDHRKLTSLPTADLIKQVSSWTRSMMAVNKDTGKPHWTAQGEELVNDGFGAYATTEKDYGDFELLIDYKTVPKADSGIYLRGVPQVQIWDSTEPDPQQKLGRAKGSGGLWNNSPGAPGKDPLELADKPFGEWNTFRILMVGSRVSIWLNSKKVVDFANLENYYDRKTPIPAKGPIQLQTHGGEIRWRNIFIREIPGAEANQILSNHGNAGFESKFNGKDLTGWAGPLNNYEVVDGTIGCKPKQGGTIYVKEELTDFVARVEFKLPPGGNNGLAIRYPGEGDTAYVGMCELQVLDDGAEMYKKLDARQYHGSAYGMIAAHRGYQRPVGEWNFQEVTVKGSTIKVELNGTVILDGDLSQVKDIMANSPHPGKDRTSGYFGFAGHGDAVTFRNISLKSLK; translated from the coding sequence ATGAAGATTCATGTGCCCGCTCTATCCAAGATTCTCGCTCTGACCTCGTTGCTAGCCTCGTCCGCCCTTGCGCCGCACGCGCGAGCCGCCGTGGCCACACCGCCGGCCGGTTTCACCAGCCTCTACAACGGCAAGGACCTCACCGGTTGGCGTGGAGGTGACACCTATGACCACCGCAAGCTAACCAGCCTGCCCACCGCCGACCTCATCAAGCAGGTTTCCTCCTGGACCCGGTCCATGATGGCCGTGAATAAGGACACCGGCAAACCCCACTGGACCGCCCAGGGGGAGGAGTTGGTCAACGATGGTTTCGGAGCCTACGCGACGACCGAGAAGGACTACGGCGACTTCGAACTCCTGATCGACTACAAGACCGTCCCCAAAGCGGACTCGGGCATCTACCTGCGCGGCGTGCCCCAGGTGCAGATCTGGGATTCCACGGAACCAGACCCGCAGCAAAAACTTGGTCGTGCAAAAGGATCGGGGGGTCTCTGGAACAACAGCCCAGGCGCTCCCGGCAAGGATCCCTTGGAACTGGCCGACAAGCCATTTGGCGAATGGAACACTTTCCGTATTCTCATGGTTGGATCCCGAGTGAGCATCTGGCTGAACTCCAAGAAAGTGGTCGATTTCGCAAACCTGGAGAACTATTACGACCGCAAGACGCCCATCCCGGCCAAAGGCCCGATCCAACTCCAAACCCACGGCGGCGAGATTCGCTGGCGGAACATCTTCATCCGGGAGATTCCGGGCGCCGAGGCCAACCAGATTCTGTCGAACCACGGCAACGCCGGCTTCGAATCCAAGTTCAACGGCAAGGACCTCACCGGTTGGGCCGGTCCGCTGAACAACTACGAAGTGGTGGATGGAACGATCGGCTGCAAACCCAAGCAAGGCGGCACGATCTATGTTAAAGAGGAGCTCACCGACTTCGTGGCTCGCGTGGAATTCAAGTTGCCTCCTGGCGGAAACAACGGCCTCGCGATCCGCTATCCCGGAGAGGGCGACACGGCCTATGTAGGCATGTGCGAACTCCAGGTGCTCGATGACGGTGCCGAGATGTACAAGAAGCTCGACGCGCGACAATACCACGGCTCCGCTTATGGCATGATCGCCGCCCATCGGGGTTACCAGCGCCCGGTAGGCGAGTGGAATTTCCAAGAGGTCACGGTCAAAGGTTCGACTATCAAGGTGGAACTGAACGGCACGGTGATTCTCGACGGCGATCTGTCCCAAGTGAAGGATATCATGGCCAACTCCCCGCACCCCGGTAAGGACCGGACTTCAGGATACTTCGGCTTCGCCGGCCATGGGGACGCGGTGACCTTCCGGAACATCTCCTTAAAGTCGCTCAAGTAA
- a CDS encoding FliA/WhiG family RNA polymerase sigma factor, which translates to MSKNSVICLEEKPSSRTTKSRKKSAAATPFTGPWPKPGTPEEAQMVEENLGMVRSVVSRLSLGLPTHVDGDDLYSAGLAGLLNAIRAYNPRAGTSFETYARVRIRGSILDELRRMDWVPRSIHTKARKVQAVAKTIEQKKGRPATEEELAKGLKLSLKEYQRWAEEIRPATIINLDADLQSETDDSLSQYESLADIRAEDPVEGAFRRELAELIARELHQLPEMQRKVLALYYFEELRLAEIAAAFGLTESRICQIHAQALQSIKGCLQRCDPCFMQPYSF; encoded by the coding sequence ATGAGTAAAAATTCCGTCATTTGTCTCGAAGAAAAGCCCTCTTCGCGGACAACCAAATCAAGGAAGAAGTCCGCGGCGGCCACGCCGTTTACCGGGCCCTGGCCGAAACCCGGAACACCTGAGGAAGCTCAGATGGTGGAGGAGAACCTAGGGATGGTTCGGAGCGTTGTTTCCCGCCTGAGCCTGGGCCTGCCTACCCACGTGGATGGAGATGATCTCTACAGCGCCGGTTTGGCTGGGTTGCTCAACGCCATTCGAGCCTACAACCCGCGAGCGGGCACGAGTTTTGAGACTTACGCTCGAGTGCGTATACGCGGATCCATTCTTGATGAATTGCGGCGGATGGACTGGGTCCCCCGATCGATCCATACCAAAGCCAGGAAGGTTCAGGCGGTTGCGAAGACCATTGAGCAAAAGAAGGGTCGTCCGGCCACGGAAGAGGAGTTGGCGAAAGGCCTGAAGTTATCTTTGAAGGAGTATCAGCGCTGGGCCGAGGAGATTCGTCCGGCGACGATCATTAACCTGGATGCCGATCTGCAGTCCGAGACCGACGACTCCTTGTCTCAATACGAGAGTTTGGCGGACATTCGGGCGGAGGATCCGGTCGAAGGGGCCTTCCGACGTGAGTTAGCGGAGTTGATCGCCCGGGAGCTTCATCAGCTCCCCGAGATGCAGCGCAAAGTGTTGGCGCTCTATTATTTTGAAGAGCTGCGGCTGGCGGAGATCGCCGCGGCGTTTGGGCTGACCGAATCCCGCATCTGTCAAATTCATGCCCAAGCGCTGCAATCCATCAAAGGGTGTCTGCAACGGTGCGATCCCTGCTTTATGCAGCCCTACAGTTTCTGA
- a CDS encoding phosphodiester glycosidase family protein, giving the protein MNWHPSSACLLLSLLVCVQAEDTSKTTARGSGARPEPAHARRWPGVVYWQDRIPDEPWSVHVVKIDRAQPDLKLVTGLARNTVVGLATLGSMIRSVPKDWGKPIAGINGDFYEVDRGSFAGDPRGIQILNGELVSGPGDQMAFWIDAAGQPHVQTIVSRFSLTWPDGSKSPLKINEQRGMKEVVLYTPRLGTSTRAPGGREVVLEAEGEGPWLPLAAAKDYRARIISINDNGDTPLQPGKLVLSFGQKVTRSAGLAVGATVLLSTSTEPELTGVQMAIGGGNHMVQGGKAQTFDMPAGGAYKYRSVVERHPRSAVGFNATHLFLVQVDGRQPELSVGMTLEELGRYMQRLGCQEAINLDGGASSTLWLDGKVVNSPSSGGERDIGNSLILLRKPAPLPESRVGP; this is encoded by the coding sequence ATGAATTGGCACCCCTCCTCAGCCTGCCTGCTCCTCAGCCTGCTCGTCTGTGTTCAAGCCGAGGACACTTCGAAAACCACGGCCAGGGGTTCGGGAGCGAGACCGGAACCAGCCCATGCGCGCCGTTGGCCCGGAGTGGTCTACTGGCAGGATCGTATTCCGGACGAGCCGTGGTCTGTGCACGTCGTTAAGATTGACCGCGCGCAACCGGATCTAAAGCTCGTCACCGGCTTGGCTCGAAACACGGTGGTCGGCCTGGCAACTCTGGGGAGCATGATTCGATCGGTTCCCAAGGACTGGGGAAAACCCATCGCCGGGATCAACGGTGATTTTTACGAGGTCGACCGCGGTTCGTTCGCCGGAGATCCGCGCGGAATCCAGATCCTCAACGGCGAACTGGTCAGCGGCCCTGGAGATCAGATGGCATTCTGGATCGATGCAGCCGGCCAGCCCCACGTCCAGACCATTGTCTCGCGGTTCAGCCTCACCTGGCCCGACGGATCCAAATCCCCCCTCAAGATCAACGAGCAACGCGGCATGAAGGAGGTCGTGCTCTATACTCCTCGTCTGGGCACCAGCACCAGGGCTCCAGGAGGCCGGGAGGTAGTTTTGGAGGCCGAAGGCGAAGGACCATGGCTGCCCCTCGCGGCCGCCAAGGACTACCGAGCCAGGATTATCAGCATCAACGACAACGGTGACACCCCCCTTCAGCCAGGCAAACTCGTCTTGTCGTTCGGACAGAAAGTGACCCGGTCGGCCGGACTGGCGGTCGGAGCGACAGTGTTACTCTCCACCTCCACGGAGCCGGAGTTGACCGGGGTCCAGATGGCTATCGGAGGTGGGAATCACATGGTGCAGGGCGGCAAGGCCCAGACGTTCGATATGCCCGCGGGGGGAGCCTACAAGTATCGGTCGGTCGTGGAACGTCACCCACGCTCGGCCGTGGGATTCAACGCCACCCATCTCTTTCTGGTGCAGGTGGACGGACGCCAGCCGGAGCTTTCGGTCGGAATGACGCTTGAGGAGCTGGGAAGATACATGCAACGACTCGGATGCCAAGAAGCCATCAATCTGGATGGCGGAGCCTCCTCGACGCTCTGGCTGGACGGAAAAGTGGTGAACAGCCCATCCAGCGGCGGCGAGCGCGACATCGGCAACTCGCTCATCCTGCTCCGGAAACCTGCCCCGCTCCCGGAGAGCCGAGTCGGCCCCTAG
- a CDS encoding glycosyltransferase produces the protein MKPFLVHESFFQCSLRLMGGNHSLAHRVRVDGKSFRLDAGKFHPRGVTYGPFAPNSAGEPFADPERTRQDFALIRRLNANLIRVYHVPPRWLLDLADEFQLKLLVDIPWSKHLCFLDHPLPQQEACAAVRQAVEHCAGHPAVFAFSLVNEVPADIVRWSGARAVEDFIDLLIAEAKAIDPDCLCTFANYPPTEFLRPRQLDFLCYNVYLHHPQPFQNYLARLQMIADSKPLIIGEFGIDSLREGEAAKCRILAWQIELVFRSGLAGTILFSFTDDWYKDGRQVEGWNFGLTAADREPRPSYEAVREGFLKAPYFPLPRYPLVSVVVACYNGAKTLKACLDSLLTLNYPNVEIILVDDGSTDSTPLIAQLYKTVRYERHINQGLSFARNTGIRVARGEIVAFTDADCRVDEDWLHYIVGDLLADGFVGMGGHNLLPPDDSPVAAAVMASPGGPAHVMLDDTLAEHIPGCNMVFYKWALEEILGFDPIFRLAGDDVDVCWRLQQRGYRIGFSSAGFVWHYRRSTLGAYLKQQRGYGEAEALLVRKHPENFNSIGASIWRGRIYAPAKLGILFRPAMIYRGPFGTGLFQTLYEAQPAAVLGFFISIEYHFGVTLPLLVLSVAFPPVLPLACAAILLTFGVCVLAGAQAELPVDKSRLWSKPLVGLLFFLQPIVRGFARYRGRIGVPNSPPESWTQHEALERLPRTTSLDQACYWSDAGIDRHTFLATVLRCLDQQGWQSKTDQGWNDYDVEIYGNRWSQCQITTVSEGILPGLVRCRLRPLMSLPAKLLLASFLAIELLVIGVMQTDFPWIWLVLLTLPILAWWLEQEKKDLQRLVAAFLDEVARGHRMQRMEWDAPRKRLIPLEGPSPTAC, from the coding sequence ATGAAGCCCTTTCTTGTTCATGAATCATTTTTCCAGTGCAGTCTGAGACTCATGGGTGGCAACCACAGTTTAGCCCATCGGGTGAGGGTGGATGGAAAGTCTTTTCGGCTGGATGCCGGGAAATTCCATCCCCGTGGTGTGACCTATGGCCCCTTCGCTCCCAACTCCGCAGGAGAGCCCTTTGCCGACCCTGAGCGAACGCGCCAGGATTTCGCGTTGATTCGCCGCCTCAACGCGAACCTGATCCGAGTTTATCATGTTCCGCCTCGTTGGCTGCTGGACTTGGCGGACGAGTTTCAACTCAAGCTGCTGGTCGATATTCCTTGGAGCAAGCATCTGTGTTTCTTGGACCATCCGCTGCCGCAGCAGGAAGCGTGTGCGGCGGTTCGTCAAGCCGTGGAGCATTGTGCGGGGCATCCGGCGGTTTTCGCCTTTAGCCTGGTGAACGAGGTTCCCGCGGACATCGTTCGCTGGAGCGGGGCGCGGGCGGTGGAGGATTTCATTGATCTGCTGATCGCGGAGGCCAAGGCGATCGATCCGGACTGCCTCTGCACGTTCGCGAACTATCCCCCGACGGAGTTTTTGCGGCCGCGTCAGTTGGATTTTCTTTGTTACAACGTTTATCTTCACCATCCCCAGCCGTTTCAGAATTACCTCGCCCGACTGCAGATGATCGCGGATTCCAAGCCGCTGATCATTGGAGAATTCGGGATCGATTCGCTGCGGGAGGGCGAAGCCGCCAAGTGTCGCATCCTCGCCTGGCAGATCGAGCTGGTGTTTCGCTCGGGATTGGCGGGAACCATCCTCTTCAGCTTTACCGACGACTGGTACAAGGACGGACGGCAGGTGGAGGGGTGGAACTTTGGACTGACGGCGGCGGATCGGGAACCGCGGCCCTCGTATGAGGCGGTGCGCGAGGGGTTCCTCAAGGCCCCTTACTTTCCCTTGCCTCGCTACCCGCTCGTGTCGGTGGTGGTCGCGTGTTACAACGGAGCCAAAACGCTCAAAGCCTGCCTGGATTCGCTGCTCACCTTGAACTACCCGAATGTGGAGATCATTCTGGTGGACGACGGATCGACCGACAGCACGCCGCTGATTGCCCAGCTTTACAAGACCGTGCGGTATGAGCGGCATATCAACCAGGGACTCTCCTTCGCTCGAAATACGGGGATTCGAGTTGCCCGTGGAGAGATCGTGGCGTTCACCGATGCCGATTGCCGCGTGGATGAGGACTGGCTTCACTATATTGTGGGGGACCTGCTGGCGGACGGTTTCGTAGGCATGGGCGGACATAATCTGCTGCCTCCGGACGATTCCCCAGTCGCTGCTGCGGTGATGGCCTCCCCTGGTGGGCCGGCGCACGTGATGTTGGACGACACTCTGGCTGAGCACATTCCCGGGTGCAACATGGTGTTCTACAAGTGGGCGTTGGAAGAGATTTTGGGCTTCGATCCCATTTTTCGCCTGGCGGGCGACGATGTCGACGTCTGCTGGCGCTTGCAGCAGAGGGGATATCGCATCGGTTTTAGCTCCGCCGGATTTGTCTGGCACTATCGTCGTTCCACGCTGGGCGCGTATCTCAAGCAACAGCGTGGTTATGGAGAGGCGGAAGCGCTGCTTGTTCGCAAGCACCCGGAGAATTTCAATTCCATCGGGGCGAGCATCTGGCGTGGGCGGATCTATGCGCCGGCGAAACTGGGAATCCTGTTCCGGCCCGCGATGATCTATCGGGGGCCGTTCGGCACGGGTTTGTTCCAAACGCTGTATGAGGCCCAGCCTGCGGCGGTGTTGGGATTCTTCATCAGCATCGAATATCATTTTGGGGTTACTTTGCCTCTGCTGGTGCTCTCGGTTGCGTTCCCTCCGGTGCTTCCCCTGGCGTGTGCGGCGATTCTGCTGACCTTCGGTGTTTGTGTGCTGGCGGGGGCGCAGGCGGAGTTGCCGGTGGATAAGTCGCGGCTTTGGTCCAAGCCTTTGGTTGGGCTCCTCTTCTTTCTGCAGCCGATTGTTCGCGGGTTTGCCCGGTATCGAGGTCGTATCGGCGTTCCCAATTCGCCTCCGGAGAGCTGGACCCAGCACGAAGCTTTGGAACGGTTGCCCCGGACGACATCGTTGGATCAAGCCTGCTACTGGTCCGATGCTGGAATCGATCGTCACACGTTTCTGGCAACCGTGCTGCGCTGTCTGGATCAGCAGGGATGGCAGAGCAAGACGGATCAAGGCTGGAACGATTATGATGTGGAAATTTATGGAAACCGTTGGAGCCAGTGTCAGATCACCACGGTTTCCGAGGGCATACTGCCGGGCTTGGTGCGTTGTCGGCTCCGCCCGCTGATGTCTCTTCCGGCCAAACTTCTGCTTGCCAGTTTTCTCGCCATCGAGCTGCTGGTCATCGGAGTCATGCAGACCGATTTTCCCTGGATTTGGCTGGTGCTGCTCACCCTTCCCATCCTGGCCTGGTGGCTTGAGCAGGAGAAAAAGGATCTTCAGCGGCTAGTCGCCGCGTTTCTGGATGAGGTGGCTCGGGGCCATCGCATGCAGCGCATGGAGTGGGACGCTCCTCGAAAACGGTTGATTCCCCTCGAAGGTCCGAGTCCGACGGCCTGCTAG
- a CDS encoding cupin domain-containing protein: MSQPAHLIHLGPAEGQSFSAVGDVYRILASGDQTGGSHVLVEAKVPPGGGPPPHIHHREDESFYVVEGEITFQIDGKRVVAGPGSFLQGPRGIPHAFRNETAKPARMLILVVPPGFDKFIEEFAHPLASFDSPAVPVSPEEIAKLAAAAPKYGIELLPPPQN; encoded by the coding sequence ATGTCACAGCCAGCGCACTTGATCCATCTCGGGCCGGCGGAAGGCCAATCATTCTCCGCAGTAGGGGACGTTTACCGCATCCTCGCGTCCGGAGACCAGACTGGAGGCTCCCACGTGCTGGTCGAGGCCAAGGTGCCCCCCGGGGGCGGACCTCCGCCGCATATTCATCATCGAGAGGATGAATCTTTTTACGTCGTGGAAGGCGAAATCACCTTCCAGATCGACGGCAAACGCGTGGTGGCAGGTCCGGGAAGCTTCCTCCAAGGCCCGCGCGGTATCCCACACGCCTTCAGGAACGAGACGGCTAAACCGGCACGAATGCTGATCTTAGTGGTTCCGCCAGGATTCGACAAATTCATCGAGGAGTTCGCTCATCCCTTGGCCTCCTTCGATTCGCCCGCCGTGCCAGTCAGTCCTGAAGAGATCGCCAAACTTGCCGCCGCGGCTCCCAAATATGGCATCGAACTGCTCCCCCCGCCTCAAAACTAA
- the gap gene encoding type I glyceraldehyde-3-phosphate dehydrogenase, whose amino-acid sequence MAIKVGINGFGRIGRLVFRAIVEQGLLGKEVQVVAVGDIVPSDNLAYLLKYDSTQGRFQGEVSSKKSSPDKPEDDVLVVNGQEILVVSAKDPSGLPWKQLGVDLVIESTGLFVDAEKAKGHIAAGAKKVILSAPGKNEDITIVMGVNHEKYDASKHHIISNASCTTNCLAPLVHVLLKEGFGIEEGLMTTVHSYTATQKTVDGPSKKDWKGGRSAAINLIPSSTGAAKAVGLVCPEVKGKLTGMAFRVPTPTVSVVDLTVRTVKETSYEEIAAAMKRASQTYLKGVLDYTEDEVVSTDFIHDKASSIFDKTSGLELNKRFFKLVSWYDNEWGYSNRVVDLMKYLISKGL is encoded by the coding sequence ATGGCAATCAAAGTCGGTATTAACGGGTTCGGCCGGATCGGCCGCCTGGTCTTTCGTGCAATCGTCGAGCAGGGCCTGCTCGGCAAAGAGGTCCAAGTGGTCGCGGTGGGCGACATCGTGCCCTCGGATAACTTGGCTTACCTCTTGAAATACGATTCGACCCAAGGTCGTTTCCAAGGAGAGGTGTCCTCCAAGAAATCGTCTCCTGATAAGCCTGAGGACGATGTCTTGGTCGTCAATGGACAAGAAATCCTGGTGGTCAGCGCCAAGGATCCCTCCGGATTGCCCTGGAAACAGCTCGGCGTCGACCTCGTCATCGAGTCAACCGGCCTGTTTGTCGATGCAGAAAAGGCCAAGGGTCACATCGCCGCTGGCGCCAAGAAGGTCATCCTTTCGGCCCCCGGCAAGAACGAGGACATCACCATCGTCATGGGCGTGAACCATGAGAAGTACGATGCCTCCAAGCACCATATCATTTCCAACGCCTCCTGCACCACCAACTGCCTCGCTCCGCTGGTCCATGTCCTGTTGAAGGAAGGCTTCGGCATCGAGGAAGGTCTGATGACCACCGTGCACAGCTATACGGCCACCCAGAAGACGGTGGACGGGCCCAGCAAAAAAGACTGGAAGGGCGGACGCTCGGCAGCCATCAACCTGATTCCCTCCAGCACCGGCGCCGCCAAGGCAGTCGGTCTGGTCTGCCCCGAGGTTAAGGGTAAACTGACGGGCATGGCGTTCCGCGTGCCTACCCCGACGGTCTCGGTCGTCGACCTCACGGTTCGCACCGTCAAGGAGACCAGCTACGAAGAGATCGCCGCTGCGATGAAGCGCGCGAGCCAAACCTATCTCAAGGGAGTCTTGGACTACACCGAGGACGAAGTGGTCAGCACCGACTTCATCCACGACAAGGCCTCCTCGATCTTCGACAAGACCTCGGGGCTCGAGCTCAACAAGCGATTCTTTAAACTCGTGAGCTGGTACGACAACGAATGGGGCTACAGCAACCGCGTCGTCGACCTGATGAAGTATCTCATCAGCAAAGGCCTCTAA
- a CDS encoding riboflavin synthase, with protein sequence MFTGIIEELGQIAWIRPGSSGIKLGIRARKTAKGVKLGDSIAVNGCCLTVARVQRQTRGTVWTFDLLQETWDRTNLKDAVAGQGVNLERSMAANGRFGGHFVTGHIDGVGRITRWERKGADHVLEVEAPASIRPYLVEKGSVAVDGISLTVAAVSPQGFRIWIIPHTFDVTSLRERSVGSPVNLEADLLGKYIARFIEARDANSSNR encoded by the coding sequence ATGTTTACTGGAATCATCGAAGAACTCGGCCAAATCGCCTGGATCCGCCCGGGATCCTCAGGAATCAAACTGGGGATTCGTGCCCGCAAAACCGCGAAAGGGGTCAAACTGGGCGACAGCATCGCGGTCAACGGTTGCTGCCTCACGGTGGCTCGCGTTCAGCGTCAGACCCGAGGAACCGTTTGGACTTTCGATCTGCTGCAGGAAACTTGGGATCGCACCAATCTCAAAGACGCGGTCGCGGGACAAGGCGTCAACCTCGAACGTTCCATGGCTGCGAACGGCCGCTTCGGCGGACACTTTGTCACGGGTCACATTGATGGGGTGGGCCGGATCACGAGATGGGAGCGCAAAGGTGCGGACCACGTGCTCGAGGTGGAAGCTCCCGCGTCCATCCGACCCTACCTCGTCGAAAAAGGTTCGGTTGCGGTGGACGGAATCAGCCTGACCGTCGCCGCGGTCTCTCCACAGGGGTTTCGCATCTGGATTATTCCACACACCTTCGATGTCACTTCCTTGCGGGAGCGCAGCGTGGGATCGCCCGTGAACCTGGAAGCCGACCTCCTGGGCAAATATATCGCACGCTTTATCGAAGCCCGTGACGCAAACTCCTCTAATCGTTGA
- the hisA gene encoding phosphoribosylformimino-5-aminoimidazole carboxamide ribotide isomerase yields the protein MFRPCIDLHEGKVKQIVGGTLTDAAAQLRTNFVSDRPASWYADLYRRDGLTGGHVIMLGAGNEAPAREALAAYPGGLQVGGGIQEENCLAWLDSGASHVIVTSWVFRQGRIDRERLRSLVKRVGRERLVLDLSCRMRDSKYWVVTDRWQTFTDQTLSRELLLELSGSCAEFLIHAADVEGLCRGIDLELVRLLGDWTTIPLTYAGGANSIEDLATVSRLGQGKVHLTIGSALDIFGGSGVKYADAVAFNRTA from the coding sequence ATGTTTCGTCCCTGCATTGACTTGCACGAAGGCAAGGTGAAGCAGATCGTCGGCGGCACGCTGACCGATGCTGCCGCCCAGTTGCGCACCAACTTTGTGTCCGACCGGCCGGCTTCTTGGTATGCCGATCTGTACCGCCGCGACGGGTTGACCGGTGGGCATGTCATCATGCTTGGCGCGGGCAACGAAGCCCCCGCTCGTGAGGCATTAGCCGCCTACCCCGGCGGACTTCAGGTGGGAGGCGGCATACAGGAGGAGAACTGCCTCGCCTGGCTGGACAGCGGCGCTTCGCATGTGATCGTAACCTCGTGGGTGTTCCGGCAGGGACGGATCGATCGAGAGCGACTTCGATCCTTGGTGAAGCGAGTCGGCCGCGAACGGTTGGTGCTCGACCTGAGCTGCCGGATGCGCGATTCGAAATACTGGGTGGTCACCGATCGGTGGCAGACCTTCACCGACCAAACTCTGTCGCGTGAGTTGCTGCTAGAGCTGTCGGGATCCTGCGCTGAGTTCTTGATTCATGCCGCCGACGTCGAGGGGCTCTGTCGTGGAATTGACCTCGAACTCGTTCGACTTTTGGGCGACTGGACCACCATCCCCCTCACGTATGCCGGTGGTGCGAACTCGATTGAAGATCTGGCTACCGTCTCGCGCTTGGGGCAGGGGAAGGTCCACCTAACCATCGGCTCCGCGCTCGATATCTTTGGAGGCTCCGGCGTGAAGTATGCCGATGCAGTTGCTTTCAATCGGACGGCTTAG